A window of the Salvelinus sp. IW2-2015 unplaced genomic scaffold, ASM291031v2 Un_scaffold1547, whole genome shotgun sequence genome harbors these coding sequences:
- the LOC112071217 gene encoding uncharacterized protein gives MTPTTNLQVFAVSLLSLLAAPLATAEDSSLSPTPSPLSTDPRPRQGGSTEPPQSAPSPPLLLLAIHANLRPAALRGRPKAPEKLPESPGVLETPPRPLAQIMFPKNVTSAAAGALAPPLXXAQVAPPPXXLVDVDVCHGYYDVMGQLDNTFNCSKDSFIYCCGSCHYRFCCPDPTRRLEQSSCTNYDSPDWAKTQPPNXILLDDDEPELDPLQPLSHNTGFVIGGVIVFMVAVAVGIKIMFNKVSQQANNGEINMPRALVDMLRHQSSPVQQDERNNSVALCGSGEGQGTLGRPPKNLYAXGLPSKDNRLGNIQHNFIHSGTSPNHTATIEHAPRMNNAQLAAGGTLLSSKHNNTKGQPSFHHSLHNLAQLPPSYENATKPELNRYSSLKRLEKSGLDEYSSGYCTTKRRPHTAQPALQSSSHHIPCGGDYNTMGGRGTLPRHAPRPWIQPTGLPPVSPTVNPYPLDPTEQHYNPNYDTLSKPARKVMSQDQLLNMGDVPGNTGTLSRMSKNQQHQYYKAMAAATKNSNTQTLTRKPQDRPQERPQSNTQTLTRKPQDRPQERPQSNTQTLTRKPKDRXQERPQSNNQTLTRKPKDWXQERPQDRLLMSPDHLEESMGRGXGGMGVGVQDPYAHGGGGGMVPTLPRGGLTPQQKAQSQQNVCATPSLDRHHMIKMNSHPTSGREQERSQGMTGHMSGGMGGGMGGWGGSEMPGAGVVMGTGTLGGHSAKRMAFAAKRQNTIEQLHFIPGGGDGGAGGGSRGGGSGGGGGGSQGIRTGSKNEVTV, from the exons ATGACGCCCACCACCAATCTCCAAGTCTTCgccgtctccctcctctctctccttgctgcCCCACTTGCCACAGCTGAGGACAGCTCCCtatctcccactccctctcccctaAGTACCGACCCCCGGCCTCGCCAGGGGGGCTCCACCGAACCCCCTCAGTCCGCCCccagcccccctctcctcctcctggccATCCATGCCAACCTCCGCCCCGCTGCCCTCCGGGGCAGGCCCAAAGCTCCAGAGAAACTTCCAGAATCCCCTGGGGTTCTGGAGACCCCTCCCCGACCCCTGGCCCAGATCATGTTCCCCAAGAACGTGACGTCTGCGGCAGCAGGAGCCCTGGCTCCTCCGTTGSGCRCGGCCCAGGTGGCTCCTCCTCCCCRCASACTGGTGGACGTGGAYGTGTGCCATGGTTACTATGACGTCATGGGCCAGTTGGACAACACCTTCAACTGCTCCAAGGACAGCTTCATCTACTGCTGTGGCAGCTGCCACTACCGCTTCTGCTGCCCCGACCCCACCCGTCGTTTGGAGCAGAGCAGCTGTACCAACTACGACTCCCCGGATTGGGCCAAGACCCAGCCACCAAACRCCATACTCCTGGATGATGATGAGCCGGAACTGGACCCTCTGCAGCCTCTGAGCCACAACACAGGCTTTGTGATTGGAGGTGTCATTGTKTTTATGGTAGCGGTTGCCGTGGGGATTAAGATAATGTTCAACAAGGTGTCGCAGCAGGCCAACAACGGAGAGATCAACATGCCCAG AGCGCTGGTGGACATGTTGCGTCACCAGTCCAGTCCAGTGCAGCAGGATGAGAGGAACAACAGCGTGGCTCTGTGTGGTTCAGGGGAGGGACAGGGTACGCTGGGCAGACCTCCCAAAAACCTCTACGCCYCTGGCCTGCCCAGCAAGGACAACAGAC TGGGGAATATTCAACACAATTTTATCCATTCAGGAACCAGTCCCAATCACACTGCTACYATCG AACACGCCCCCCGTATGAACAACGCCCAGCTGGCGGCAGGAGGCACTCTTCTGTCCAGCAAACACAACAATACTAAAGGACAGCCCTCCTTCCACCACTCCCTCCACAACCTGGCACAGCTCCCCCCATCCTACGAGAACGCCACCAAGCCAGAGCTCAACAGATACTCCTCGCTCAAACGCCTGG AAAAGAGTGGTCTTGATGAATATTCATCGGGCTACTGCACCACCAAGAGGCGTCCCCACACGGCCCAGCCCgctctccagtcctccagtcacCACATCCCCTGTGGCGGAGATTACAACACCATGGGTGGGAGGGGCACCCTCCCCCGCCACGCCCCCCGACCCTGGATCCAACCCACCGGCCTACCCCCCGTCTCCCCCACGGTCAACCCCTACCCCCTGGACCCAACCGAGCAGCACTACAACCCCAACTACGACACCCTGTCCAAGCCTGCCAGGAAGGTCATGTCGCAGGACCAGCTGCTCAACATGGGGGACGTCCCCGGGAACACTGGGACCCTCTCCAGGATGTCCAAGAACCAGCAGCACCAGTACTACAAAGCCATGGCTGCTGCTACTAAGAACTCCAACACCCAGACCCTGACAAGGAAGCCCCAGGATCGACCCCAGGAGCGGCCTCAGTCCAACACCCAGACCCTGACAAGGAAGCCCCAGGATCGACCCCAGGAGMGGCCTCAGTCCAACACCCAGACCCTGACACGGAAGCCCAAGGATCGAYCCCAGGAGCGGCCTCAGTCCAACAACCAGACCCTGACGAGGAAGCCCAAGGATTGGSCCCARGAGCGTCCCCAGGATCGCCTACTCATGTCCCCAGATCACCTGGAGGAGAGCATGGGTAGRGGGRTCGGAGGGATGGGAGTGGGTGTGCAGGATCCATACGCCCATGGAGGCGGGGGAGGCATGGTCCCCACTCTCCCCCGGGGTGGTCTCACCCCTCAGCAGAAAGCCCAGTCCCAGCAGAATGTATGTGCCACGCCCTCCCTGGACCGCCACCACATGATCAAGATGAACTCTCACCCCACCtcagggagggagcaggagagaagcCAGGGCATGACGGGGCATATGAGCGGAGGCATGGGGGGAGGCATGGGGGGCTGGGGTGGTAGCGAGATGCCCGGGGCGGGGGTTGTCATGGGAACAGGGACGCTAGGGGGCCACAGCGCCAAGAGGATGGCTTTCGCTGCCAAGAGGCAGAACACTATCGAGCAGTTACACTTTATACCAGGAGGGGGCGACGGAGGAGCgggaggaggaagtagaggaggaggaagtggaggaggagggggaggcagtCAGGGCATCAGGACAGGCAGTAAGAATGAGGTGACAGTGTGA